Proteins co-encoded in one Papaver somniferum cultivar HN1 chromosome 5, ASM357369v1, whole genome shotgun sequence genomic window:
- the LOC113280169 gene encoding protein LURP-one-related 15-like: protein MESNPTLPNSYVVVISPQYCTPYQVDLYIAKRVKKITEGRHLGAFDINGNNIFKVKTNGFFSSRLTIVDAAGIPIVSLKPVFFSVLGRWKVYRGDSSDSKDLLFTVRESKFFQLKTNLDVFFASNTAEDVCDFKIKQRDRKKTCFIYRGNSDNIIVEIHKNKAVRDKVRGMDTYSVTVNTNVDYAFVIDMRVVLNEFNTPKNTGGGGVDGGGAAGVDVVVVADDMEFVWMLNSSVMICIYF, encoded by the exons ATGGAAAGCAATCCAACATTGCCAAACAGTTATGTGGTTGTTATCTCTCCTCAATACTGCACACCATATCAAGTGGATCTCTATATTGCCAAGAGAGTCAAGAAAATAACAGAAGGTAGGCACTTAGGAGCTTTTGATATCAATGGAAATAACATATTCAAAGTTAAAACCAATGGTTTTTTCAGCAGTCGACTTACCATAGTTGATGCTGCCGGAATTCCAATTGTATCTCTGAAACCAGTG tttttttctgTACTTGGAAGGTGGAAAGTATATAGAGGAGATAGCTCAGACTCAAAAGATTTGTTGTTTACTGTAAGGGAATCTAAGTTTTTCCAACTCAAGACTAACTTGGATGTGTTCTTTGCATCTAACACAGCTGAGGATGTCTGTGATTTTAAGATCAAACAAAGAGATAGGAAAAAAACTTGTTTTATCTATCGAGGGAATTCCGATAACATTATTGTCGAG ATTCACAAAAACAAGGCTGTTCGAGATAAAGTTCGTGGGATGGACACATACTCAGTCACTGTCAATACGAACGTTGATTATGCGTTTGTTATTGATATGCGTGTGGTTCTTAATGAGTTTAATACGCCTAAGAACACAGGCGGTGGCGGGGTTGATGGTGGTGGGGCGGCGggggtggatgtggtggtggtggcggatgATATGGAGTTTGTGTGGATGTTAAATAGCTCAGTTATGAtatgtatttatttttga